Proteins encoded by one window of Streptomyces sp. ALI-76-A:
- the mtrB gene encoding MtrAB system histidine kinase MtrB, whose translation MSEDSAASSPGRTGAHAERPVGRKTAGSRWGRFFEGGLLQGGVQGSPVLRLFMRWVRRPLLPVMRLWRRNIQLKVVVTTLLMSLGVVLLLGFVVIGQVRNGLLDAKVKASQSQATGGFAVAKQKSDEAGAGTGDDRAPVDDRTEQNVIQWMSELVESLASGGQGAFDVVTLPAAGDDSGGGRGPRASGDVDWAASVPEDLRERVDGSTAAAQSYTRITYDTSSGKASQPALVIGKQVNDPNGDPYQLYYLFPLTQEEKSLSLVKGTLATAGLFVVVLLGAIAWLVVRQVVTPVRMAAGIAERLSAGRLQERMKVTGEDDIARLGEAFNKMAQNLQLKIQQLEDLSRMQRRFVSDVSHELRTPLTTVRMAADVIHDARVDFDPVTARSAELLADQLDRFETLLADLLEISRFDAGAAALEAEPIDLREVVRRVVSGAEPLAERKGTTVRVVGDQQPVVAEADARRVERVLRNLVVNAVEHGEGKDVIVKLAAAGGAVAVAVRDYGVGLKPGEATRVFSRFWRADPARARTTGGTGLGLSIALEDARLHGGWLQAWGEPGGGSQFRLTLPRTADEPLRGSPIPLEPKDSRRNRGLRDAGLPRGGGDKKATVPAQSTGDRTPSRDPIAPRLATMAPMADPTALPGSGARVVPRPGSGASGVRRPETPVGDGPRDGTGSGPDTGPENPSAASAEAASAESYEQGEAFRGR comes from the coding sequence ATGTCCGAGGACAGTGCCGCTTCGTCGCCCGGGCGGACCGGGGCTCACGCGGAGCGGCCTGTCGGCCGGAAGACGGCAGGCTCCCGCTGGGGGCGCTTCTTCGAGGGCGGGTTGCTGCAGGGCGGAGTCCAGGGCAGCCCGGTCCTGCGTCTGTTCATGCGCTGGGTGCGCCGGCCGCTGCTGCCCGTCATGCGGCTGTGGCGGCGCAACATCCAGCTCAAGGTCGTCGTCACGACGCTGCTGATGTCGCTGGGCGTCGTACTGCTGCTCGGGTTCGTGGTGATCGGGCAGGTCCGCAACGGCCTGCTGGACGCCAAGGTGAAGGCCTCGCAGAGCCAGGCCACCGGCGGGTTCGCGGTGGCCAAGCAGAAGTCCGACGAGGCGGGGGCCGGCACCGGGGACGACCGCGCCCCGGTGGACGACCGGACCGAGCAGAACGTCATCCAGTGGATGAGCGAACTGGTGGAGTCGCTCGCCAGCGGCGGCCAAGGCGCGTTCGACGTGGTGACGCTCCCCGCCGCGGGCGACGACAGCGGCGGCGGGCGCGGGCCCCGCGCCTCCGGTGACGTCGACTGGGCGGCGAGCGTGCCCGAGGACCTGCGTGAGCGCGTCGACGGCAGTACGGCGGCGGCGCAGAGCTACACGCGGATCACCTACGACACGTCATCCGGCAAGGCGTCCCAGCCGGCCCTCGTCATCGGCAAGCAGGTCAACGACCCGAACGGCGACCCGTACCAGCTGTACTACCTCTTCCCGCTCACCCAGGAGGAGAAGTCGCTCAGCCTGGTCAAGGGGACCCTCGCGACGGCCGGTCTCTTCGTCGTCGTACTCCTCGGGGCCATCGCCTGGCTGGTGGTGCGGCAGGTCGTCACCCCGGTGCGGATGGCGGCCGGGATCGCCGAGCGGCTGTCCGCGGGGCGCCTGCAGGAACGGATGAAGGTCACCGGCGAGGACGACATCGCCCGGCTGGGTGAGGCCTTCAACAAGATGGCGCAGAACCTCCAGCTCAAGATCCAGCAGCTGGAGGACCTGTCGCGGATGCAGCGGCGGTTCGTGTCGGACGTGTCGCACGAGCTGCGCACGCCCCTGACCACCGTGCGGATGGCGGCCGACGTCATCCACGACGCGCGCGTGGACTTCGACCCGGTGACCGCACGGTCGGCCGAACTGCTCGCCGACCAGCTGGACCGGTTCGAGACGCTCCTCGCGGACCTGCTGGAGATCAGCCGCTTCGACGCGGGCGCCGCGGCCCTGGAGGCCGAACCGATCGACCTCAGGGAGGTCGTACGGCGGGTCGTCAGCGGGGCCGAACCGCTCGCCGAGCGCAAGGGGACGACGGTGCGGGTGGTCGGCGACCAGCAGCCCGTCGTCGCCGAGGCGGACGCCCGGCGGGTGGAGCGGGTGCTGCGCAACCTGGTCGTCAACGCCGTGGAGCACGGCGAGGGCAAGGACGTCATCGTCAAGCTCGCCGCGGCGGGCGGGGCGGTCGCGGTCGCGGTGCGTGACTACGGGGTCGGGCTCAAGCCCGGCGAGGCGACCCGCGTCTTCAGCCGCTTCTGGCGGGCCGACCCGGCACGCGCGCGTACCACCGGCGGTACGGGCCTGGGGCTGTCCATCGCCCTGGAGGACGCCCGGCTGCACGGGGGCTGGCTGCAGGCGTGGGGCGAGCCGGGTGGCGGTTCGCAGTTCCGGCTGACGCTGCCGCGCACCGCGGACGAGCCGCTGCGAGGCTCCCCGATACCGCTCGAACCCAAGGACTCGCGCCGCAATCGCGGGCTCCGCGACGCCGGGCTGCCGCGCGGGGGCGGGGACAAGAAGGCCACCGTGCCCGCCCAGTCGACGGGCGACCGGACGCCGTCGCGGGACCCGATCGCGCCGCGCCTGGCCACCATGGCGCCCATGGCCGATCCGACGGCACTGCCCGGCAGCGGCGCGCGCGTGGTGCCCCGGCCGGGCTCGGGGGCTTCGGGTGTGCGCCGTCCCGAGACGCCCGTCGGTGACGGGCCCCGGGACGGGACCGGAAGCGGCCCGGACACCGGGCCGGAGAACCCGTCGGCGGCCTCCGCTGAGGCCGCGTCGGCGGAGTCGTACGAGCAAGGGGAGGCATTTCGTGGGCGATGA
- the mtrA gene encoding two-component system response regulator MtrA → MMSFMKGRVLVVDDDTALAEMLGIVLRGEGFEPSFVADGDKALAAFRESKPDLVLLDLMLPGRDGIEVCRLIRAESGVPIVMLTAKSDTVDVVVGLESGADDYIVKPFKPKELVARIRARLRRSEEPAPEQLAIGDLVIDVAGHSVKREGQSIALTPLEFDLLVALARKPWQVFTREVLLEQVWGYRHAADTRLVNVHVQRLRSKVEKDPERPEIVVTVRGVGYKAGPS, encoded by the coding sequence ATGATGTCGTTTATGAAGGGACGAGTCCTTGTCGTCGACGACGACACCGCACTGGCCGAGATGCTCGGCATTGTGCTGCGTGGTGAAGGTTTTGAGCCGTCTTTTGTAGCCGACGGCGACAAGGCGCTGGCCGCTTTCCGTGAGTCCAAGCCCGACCTCGTGCTGCTCGATCTGATGCTGCCGGGCCGGGACGGTATCGAGGTGTGCCGCCTGATCAGGGCGGAGTCCGGGGTGCCGATCGTGATGCTCACGGCCAAGAGCGACACCGTCGATGTCGTGGTGGGCCTGGAATCGGGTGCTGACGACTACATCGTGAAGCCGTTCAAGCCGAAGGAGCTGGTGGCCCGGATCCGGGCGCGGCTGCGGAGGTCCGAGGAACCGGCGCCCGAGCAGCTCGCCATCGGCGATCTGGTCATCGACGTGGCCGGTCACTCCGTGAAGCGGGAGGGGCAGTCGATCGCGCTGACTCCGCTGGAGTTCGATCTGCTGGTCGCGCTGGCCCGCAAGCCGTGGCAGGTGTTCACCCGGGAGGTGCTTCTCGAGCAGGTGTGGGGCTACCGGCACGCGGCCGACACCCGGCTGGTGAACGTGCATGTGCAGCGGCTGCGCTCCAAGGTCGAGAAGGACCCGGAGCGGCCGGAGATCGTGGTGACCGTCCGTGGTGTGGGATACAAGGCAGGGCCCAGCTGA
- the mtnA gene encoding S-methyl-5-thioribose-1-phosphate isomerase: protein MADQYAQTGENSRPTELPTIRWEEPPEGPVLVLLDQTRLPAEEVELVCTDASALVEAIRSLAVRGAPLLGIAGAYGVALAAARGFEVDDAAAALAGARPTAVNLAVGVRRAHAAYRAELGKGGNDRQAAEAALAAARRLHREDAEASTRMAERGLALLDELLPGGGHRILTHCNTGSLVSGGEGTAFAVALAAHRAGRLRRLWVDETRPLLQGARLTAYEAARSGMAYTLLTDNAAGSLFAAGEVDAVLIGADRIAADGSVANKVGSYPLAVLARYHHVPFIVVAPVTTLDPDTPDGASIEVEQRPGHEVTELTAPQVPVAGAEAGGGIPVAPLGTQAYNPAFDVTPPELVTAIVTEEGVVSPVTAEALAELCARSRQVTIS, encoded by the coding sequence ATGGCTGATCAGTACGCGCAAACCGGCGAGAACAGCAGGCCGACCGAACTACCGACGATCCGCTGGGAAGAACCACCCGAAGGCCCCGTACTGGTGCTTCTCGACCAGACGAGGCTGCCGGCCGAGGAGGTCGAACTGGTCTGTACGGACGCGTCCGCGCTGGTGGAGGCGATCCGTTCGCTCGCCGTGCGCGGGGCACCGCTGCTCGGCATCGCGGGGGCGTACGGTGTCGCGCTCGCCGCCGCGCGCGGATTCGAGGTGGACGACGCCGCCGCCGCGCTGGCGGGAGCGCGTCCCACCGCGGTGAACCTGGCCGTCGGAGTGCGCCGGGCGCACGCCGCGTACCGGGCCGAGCTGGGCAAGGGCGGGAACGACCGGCAGGCCGCCGAGGCGGCGCTGGCCGCGGCCCGCCGGCTGCACCGGGAGGACGCCGAGGCGAGCACCCGGATGGCCGAGCGGGGGCTGGCGCTGCTGGACGAGCTGCTGCCCGGCGGCGGGCACCGGATCCTCACCCACTGCAACACGGGCTCCCTGGTGTCGGGCGGGGAGGGAACGGCGTTCGCGGTGGCGCTGGCGGCGCATCGCGCGGGGCGGCTCAGGCGCCTGTGGGTGGACGAAACGCGTCCGTTGCTGCAAGGTGCTCGCCTGACGGCGTACGAGGCGGCTCGCAGCGGTATGGCGTACACCTTGCTGACCGACAACGCGGCGGGCTCGCTGTTCGCGGCCGGAGAGGTGGACGCGGTGCTCATCGGGGCGGACCGCATCGCGGCCGACGGTTCGGTGGCGAACAAGGTGGGGAGCTACCCGCTCGCCGTGCTCGCGCGGTACCACCACGTTCCGTTCATCGTCGTGGCGCCCGTGACGACGCTGGATCCGGACACGCCGGACGGGGCGTCCATCGAGGTCGAACAACGTCCCGGTCATGAGGTGACCGAGCTCACAGCACCCCAGGTGCCCGTGGCGGGAGCGGAAGCGGGAGGCGGGATTCCGGTGGCACCCCTGGGGACCCAGGCGTACAACCCGGCGTTCGACGTGACGCCGCCCGAGTTGGTGACGGCGATCGTCACCGAGGAAGGCGTCGTTTCGCCCGTGACGGCTGAGGCGCTTGCGGAGCTGTGTGCCAGGTCACGCCAGGTAACGATTAGCTAA
- a CDS encoding glycerophosphoryl diester phosphodiesterase membrane domain-containing protein: MNDTPGWASPGSAPNDGQRPGASGSQEPTDRPGGQDPADQPAAQPGQDPQGPGPQWSKEQPPPAQWPAPTGPTAPGQAPPPPPPPGPGWGTPPPAGPGGYGGYGPPPGGPGGWGGAYGPPGGYGGWGGPPPAAKPGVIPLRPLGVGEILDGAVSTMRTYWRTVLGISLTVAVLTEIVVILLQGLVLNDSAGTDALNDPSATLDELTRAMGEAMLGSGVVFLITLIGTVAATALLTTVTSRAVLGKSVTIGEAWRDARPQVLKLFGLILLLPLIAIGIVFAGTVPGILLAVSGQGTGGAVLAVLGGLGAAVVAVWLMVRFSLATPALMLEKQSITKSMSRSAKLVRGSWWRMFGIQLLAGIIANILAAIVVLPFTFLAAAVSGDGIGGFLNGTGELGWTFLIVSGIGSVIGSMITFPITAGVTVLLYVDQRIRREALDLDLARAAGVQGYGTTPGS, translated from the coding sequence ATGAACGACACTCCGGGCTGGGCCTCGCCCGGATCCGCCCCGAACGACGGGCAGCGGCCCGGCGCGTCCGGCTCCCAGGAACCCACCGACCGCCCCGGTGGGCAGGACCCCGCGGACCAGCCGGCAGCGCAGCCGGGACAGGACCCGCAGGGCCCCGGCCCGCAGTGGTCCAAGGAGCAGCCGCCGCCCGCCCAATGGCCCGCGCCCACGGGCCCCACGGCCCCCGGCCAGGCCCCGCCACCGCCCCCGCCGCCCGGCCCGGGCTGGGGCACCCCACCCCCGGCCGGCCCCGGTGGCTACGGGGGCTACGGCCCGCCGCCCGGCGGACCCGGCGGCTGGGGAGGCGCCTACGGCCCTCCCGGCGGCTACGGCGGCTGGGGAGGCCCCCCGCCCGCGGCCAAGCCCGGCGTCATCCCCCTGCGGCCGCTCGGCGTCGGTGAGATCCTCGACGGCGCGGTCTCCACCATGCGCACCTACTGGCGCACCGTCCTCGGCATCTCCCTGACCGTCGCCGTGCTCACGGAGATCGTCGTCATCCTGCTTCAGGGCCTCGTCCTGAACGACTCCGCCGGCACCGACGCCCTCAACGACCCGAGCGCCACGCTCGACGAGCTGACCCGGGCCATGGGCGAAGCCATGCTCGGCTCCGGAGTCGTCTTCCTGATCACGCTGATCGGCACCGTCGCCGCGACCGCCCTGCTCACGACCGTCACCAGCCGTGCGGTGCTCGGCAAGTCGGTCACCATCGGCGAGGCCTGGCGCGACGCCCGCCCCCAGGTGCTGAAGCTGTTCGGCCTGATCCTGCTGCTGCCGCTCATCGCCATCGGCATCGTCTTCGCGGGCACGGTGCCCGGCATCCTCCTGGCCGTCTCGGGCCAGGGCACGGGGGGCGCCGTACTCGCCGTCCTGGGCGGCCTGGGCGCGGCCGTCGTCGCCGTGTGGCTGATGGTCCGGTTCTCCCTGGCCACGCCCGCGCTGATGCTGGAGAAGCAGAGCATCACCAAGTCCATGAGCCGCTCGGCGAAGCTGGTCCGCGGCTCCTGGTGGCGGATGTTCGGCATCCAGCTGCTCGCCGGGATCATCGCGAACATCCTGGCCGCGATCGTGGTCCTGCCCTTCACCTTCCTCGCCGCCGCGGTCAGCGGCGACGGCATCGGCGGCTTCCTGAACGGCACCGGCGAGCTCGGCTGGACCTTCCTCATCGTCAGCGGCATCGGCTCGGTGATCGGCTCCATGATCACGTTCCCGATCACGGCGGGCGTCACCGTGCTCCTCTACGTCGACCAGCGCATCCGACGCGAGGCCCTCGACCTC